GAGCTCGAGACCGCCAGTCTGGGCGGATTCGAGATCAATACGGGTGCGACCTTCATGAACAAAGACGCTGCCTTTGGCCCCGGTAACCTCGGGCCAGCGTTCGTCGTACTGCACGGTCGAATTCTCGAAGGCGTAAACCATGGATGACACAAACGACCCCGGCGGCGAGCCGCTGCCGACCTGGCCGTGGCCGAAATAGGTTCCCTGAACAATATCCGCTTCCGTGATGGAGGTTGTCAGCCAGCTATACAGACCGGGATTAACCAGATGGACGGGTACAAACTCCGCCAGCATGCTGGCATTGCCATTCTCCACTCCGACCCTCAGACCCAGGACATCCTCACCGCCGGAAACCAGTTTCAGGTCAAACGCGCCGGTGAGGCTCGCAGCCGGCCCGAAATCCATGGCAATGTCATCGGAAAAAACCCGTGTGACATCGCCGTCCAGTTGCCAGGCGACGTCGGCGCTCAGATTGCGCAACTCCCAGAGCCCATTGAACAGGGAGGGGAACCCCAGCGTGACGGCAGCGGAATCGGCCCGGACAACACCTCCACTCCTGTTCACGACCAGCTTCCCGTCAAGGCCACGCACCGCGGGCGCACCCTGGTAAGCCGCCACATTGACGTCGCTCAGATCCGCGCTCAGCCGAAACCCTTCACTGTCGTTCGAAGGCATTCTGAGAAGCAGATTGTTGAGGGTGCCACCGGGCTTGTAATCATCCAGCGCCCGGGCGAGGCGGTCGGGAAGAATGCCGAGACCACGGAGCAGGCCCCTGACAGGGGCAACGGGAAAACCGTTTGCAACCAGCAAGCTGGCTTCGTCCCCGGATTCAAACCGCAGGTCAAATCCGGGCACGGCAACACCATTCCAGCGCCATCTCAGGTCGTTCAGGTGGAACTGGTTTCCGTTACGGCGCCAGCCGAATCTGGCCTGAATGTTCTCCAGTGGTGCCAGGGATTCCTGGCCAACGCCCAGTTGAAGGTAGGGTGTCTTCAGATTGCCGGTAGCCTGCCTGAGTAGGCCATCACGGAAGGTGAGCCAGACCTGCCCCCCAATATCAAAGCCTTCGGCACGAATGCCCTTCCAGGCGTATTCCTGCACTATGCCGTCAAACAGGCGCCCGGAATTGATGTCTCCGTAGAACTGGCCGGTAAAGTCACCGCTAAAAAAATGCCGGCCAGCCAGCCTGAAGCTTGCCAACTGCTCGGCAGTGCCGGGGCGCATCGCCCGACCTGACGCATAGAACAGGCCCTTTCGGTACACCAGATCAAGCTGGGGAATCTCCACCTGCCGCAATTGCCCGCGGCTGTCCCGCAGTCCCAGCGAGACACGGGTAATACGAACCGAGGGGTCTGATAGCCATTGGCCGGCCAGCGCGATCCATTGCTCAAGGTCGTTGGCGACCGGTTCGGGCAGATCCGCCCCTTCCACCTTGATCTCGCCCCTCGGCGTCTGGTTGATCACCAGTTCCAGCCGGTTGGCGTCGAAATCAGAAAAGACAATCCGGAAGCGCATCAGTGACGCCAGAAAATCCAGGCCAACCCGCAGGCTCTGAAGCGAGGCGACCACTTCCTCACTGTCGGCTTCCGCCCGGATCTCAAGATCCCTGGCAATCACGGTGGGGTTGAGCCAATCCCAACGTGAAGAAAGCGAGCCAATCCGCACGTCATGCTTTAGACGCTCGGACAGCAACTGCTCTATTTGCGGGCGATAGTCGTTGATACTCTGGGTAAGTTGCCGACCCAGGCCGGCGTATAGTGCGGCCAGGACAAGCACAGCAAGCAGCAACCACCAGACAAGGTTGGCCAGTTTCAGCAGAAACCTCAGGGCGGTTCCTTTTGGCTTTTCGGCATTTTCTGGTGCGTTCATCGGGAGTCGCCGCGGCCGTTAGCGCGCCAGGCCAATGGGGTTGAGGAGGGAGCTAGAGTAGAACCACATCGTATTGCTCCTGACTGTAAAAGGGTTCAACCTGAAAACGGATCGCTTTGCGGATGAAGGTTTCAAGATCAGCCACATTGTCCGACTCCTCGTCCAGCAGACGGTCTACCACGCTCTGGGACGCCATCACCAGATAGCTCTCTGCGTCGTAGGCTCGATTAACCCTGAGGATTTCTCGGAAGATCTCGTAACAGACGGTCTCGCTGGTCTTCAGGAAACCCCGGCCGTCACAGATCGGACAGGGTTCGCACAGGACCTGCCCCAGGCTCTCGGTGGTCCGCTTTCGGGTCATTTCCACCAGACCCAGCTCTGACACGCCGGTAATCTTGGTTTTGGCGTGGTCCCGCTCCAGCATCTTTTCCAGCATGCGATGAACCTGCCGCTGGTGCTCCGGGTCTTCCATGTCGATGAAATCGATAATGATGATGCCGCCCAGATTACGCAAACGGAGTTGGCGGCTGATGGAACGGGCGGCCTCAAGGTTGGTCTTGAAAATGGTTTCCTCAAGGTTCCGGTGACCCACGAACGCGCCCGTGTTGATATCGATGGTGGTCATGGCTTCGGTCTGGTCGATGATCACATAACCGCCGGATTTCAACTGAACCTTGCGGCTAAGGGCCTTCTGGATCTCGTCTTCCACGGAATAGAGATCAAACAGCGGCCGCTCGCCGGGATAATATTCCACCTTGTCCGCGAACTCGGTGACAAACTCTTCCACGAATTCCAGTACCCGCTGATGACTTTCCTTGCTGTCGATCCTCACCTTTTCAGTCTGTGGGCGGATCAGGTCGCGGATAGTCCGGATGAAAAGCGGCAGATCCTGATACACCACCGCCGGCGCCTGACTGCGACTGATGCGGTCCTCAATGGCCTGGCTCAGGCGATGCAGATACTTCATATCGCCAATCAGGTCTTCCGCCGAAGCGGCTTCGGCGGCGGTTCTGATGATATAGCCCCCGCTGACTTCGGTGTCTTTCGCCGCACCTTCCTCAATCAGAGACTTCAGACGCGCCCGCTCGCCCTCGTCCTCGATGCGTTGGGATATACCCACGTGAGTGACGCCCGGCATGAACACCAGGTACCGCGAAGGAATGGAAAGCTGAGTCGTCAGGCGGGCGCCTTTGGTGCCGATGGGGTCCTTGGTCACCTGAACCACCAGTGACTGCCCCTCCCGCAACAGGGTCCGGATATCGGGCACGGTCTTGGGGCCGTCAGTCGGCCCCTCCATCGTTTTCTGGTCGGTTACCACGTCCGATGCATGGATAAAGGCCGCACGCTCCAGGCCGATATCAACGAAGGCGGCCTCCATACCCGGAAGAACCCGCACCACTTTGCCCTTGTAGATGTTGCCGACATTGCCTTTCCGGCTGGTACGCTCAATGTACGCTTCCTGAAGCATACCGTTTTCAACCAGTGCCACGCGGGTCTCGACCGGTGTAACGTTGATCAGTATTTCTTCACTCATTAAGGCTCTCCTGCCCTGATTGCCAGGTTGTCCAGACCGGGTACCCCGCCTGCGCCAGAAGATCGGCGGTCTCGCGCAGCGGCAAACCCACGACAGCGCTGTAGCTACCCTGCAGACTCTCTACAAAAATACCACCGAGGCCCTGAATCCCATAACTGCCTGCTTTATCCATAGGCTCGCCAGTTCGCACATAGGCAGAGATTTCATCGGGTCGCAGTGCACGAAAGGTGACATCGGTTGTAACCACGCACGACTGGGCATAGCCATCCACCACCACCGCAACGGCGGTCATCACCTGATGGGTGCGGCCCGACAGGGACCGGAGTGTTTCCGCCGCCTCTTCTCCGGTGGCAGGCTTGCCAAGAATACGATCACCCAGGACAACGGAGGTGTCGGACCCCAGAACGAGGGCATCCGGAGCGCCCCGTCCGACAGCCAGGGCCTTTTCCTGTGCCAGCCGCAACACGTAATCAGAAGGCCTTTCGACCGGCCCAGGGGTTTCGTCGATGTCGGCCGGACGGGTGTCAAAGCTGACGCCCATCTGCCGAAGCAACTCCGCGCGCCGGGGCGAGGCTGATGCCAGAATAATGGAGCGCATGGGCAGCCTACCCCAGTTTCCGGTTAAGGTTGTCCAGCAGCAAACAGAGCAACGGCCACACCAGAGCACTGGTGACAGCAGGCCAGAGATAGGTGAAGCCGGAATCTTCCGCGCCCAGTGTCTGCTTTATGAAGTGCACTAACATCTGATTGATGCCCAACAGCAGAAACACCATCAGACACTGCTGGGGCAACGGATACATCCGCAGCCGTTGATGGACGGTCAGCACCAGAAATGCGATCAGTCCCATGGCCAGCGCGTTCACACCAAGGGGCGTCGCCTCCATCACGTCGAGAAGTAAACCCAGACACCAGGCCAGCAGAATGCCGAATTGGGCGGGAGCCCTGAAGGTCCAGTAAAACACGATCAGCCCCAGCCATTCCGGGCGAAATTCAAACCAGCCGACCGGAAACCATGAGCTGCTTAGAACCAGGGCGATGATGGCGCTGAAGATAAAGACGGGATAGCTGATGACCGATAGCATCAGGGTGCCTCCTCTTCAGCGACTGTGTCTGTTTCCACGTCTGCTTCTGCTTCAGAGACGGGCGAGAATACCACCAGCACCAGCCGGCTTCGATTCAGTTCGGCTTTCGGGCTGGCCTGGATCTCTACAAAGGGCTCTCCGGGCTTCTTGGTGACCGTCCGTACTTCCGCGACGGGATAGCCTTTGGGAAACCGCCCGCCCAGCCCGGAGCTGACGAGCAAATCGCCCTCACGAATATCCGCTGTGACCGGCACATGCACCAGTTCCAGAGTTTCAGATTCACCGGTTCCCAGCAGGACGCCGCGTAACCCATTACGGACAACCTCTACCGGTACCGCATGACTGCTGTCGGATACCAGCAAAACCCGAGACGTGAAACTGCTGGTCTGCTGCACCTGACCCATCAGTCCATTGGCATCCAGAACTGCCTGCCCGACCTCAACGCCGTCGCGACTGCCCTTGCTGATAACCACCTCATGGGAAAAGGGATCGGGAGAAACGGCCACCACTTCACCAACGATCACACGATCGTCCAGGGTTTCAGAGGAGTTCATCAGTTGTCGCAGTTCGTTGTTCTCCGAGGCAAGCGCTGCATACTTGAGTGCACGCCGCTCAAGAATTAAAAGCCGGGCCTTGAGGGCTTCATTCTGTTCCAGAAGGTCATCGCGGGGGGTGAAGAGGCTGGACACCCAGTCGCTGAAGCGGCCAGGCGCGTTGCCGAGCCAGTGCACCGGTGCCAGACCGGTGCCAATGGCACTGCGAACGTCAGTTAACTGATTGAAGCGTGCGTCGGCAACAATCAAGGCTACCGACAGCACGAAAACAAGGATCAGGCGAAATCCGGGAACTGGGCCCTGAACAAAGATGGTTTTAATGGCGAACACTCCCCACGGGTTTAACCCTCCTGGGAGAACATTCCGATCCCGCTGCGATCAATCACTTCTAACGCCTTGCCACCGCCGCGGGCCACGCAGGTCAGCGGATCTTCGGCGATGATCACAGGCAATCCTGTTTCTTCGCTGATCAGCTTGTCCAGGCCGCGAAGCAACGCACCACCGCCGGTCAGAACAATACCGCGCTCGGCGATGTCCGATGCCAGTTCAGGGGGCGACTGCTCCAGAGCGCTTTTGACCGTCTGTACGATCTGCGCCAGGGATTCCTGAAGGGCATCGAGAATCTCTTCGCTGTTCAGGGTGAACGCGCGAGGTACGCCCTCGGCCAGATTACGTCCGCGAACGTCGATCTCGCGGATTTCCAGGCCTTCGTAGGCGCAGCCGATCTCATGCTTGATGCGTTCGGCGGTGGAATCGCCGATCAGGCTGCCGTAGTTGCGACGGACGTAGGTCACAATGGCTTCGTCGAATTTGTCGCCGCCTGTGCGGACGGATTCGGCGTAGACAATGCCGTTCAACGAGATGATGGCGATTTCGGTGGTGCCGCCACCGATGTCGACGATCATGGAGCCGCTGGCTTCTTCAACCGGCAGACCGGCGCCGATAGCGGCTGCCATGGGCTCTTCAATCAGGAAAACTTCCCGCGCGCCGGCGCCAAGGGCCGATTCGCGAATGGCCTTGCGCTCAACCTGGGTGGATTTGCTGGGTACGCAAACCAGTACCCGGGGGCTGGGGGTAATGAAGCTGTTTTCGTGCACCTTATGGATGAAGTGCTGCAGCATTTTTTCCGTGACCACAAAATCGGCGATAACGCCGTCTTTCATCGGGCGGATGGCGGTAATATTGCCGGGGGTACGGCCCAGCATGCGTTTGGCTTCGGCGCCGACGGCGGCCACCATTTTCTGGGAGCCGTTGGTGCGGATGGCTACAACGGAGGGTTCGTTGAGGACGATCCCACGCTCACGCACATAAATAAGGGTGTTGGCGGTGCCCAGGTCGATGGACAGGTCGCTTGAAAATAAGCCTCGGAGTCTTTTGATCAACATTCGTGTAGTTTCAACCTGAGAGTTGCAGTCCGGAAAAGATGCCGCAACTTTAGCAGTGAGCACCCCCTCAGGCAAGGCACCATATGGGCTCTGGAGCGGCCTTTCTCGCTTTTCTTCAGTGTTTTGGCCCCTCCCGCGATTGTTCGAATCTGTTACCATTGTTGCTTTATTTTTGTGGCCTCGGCGGAGGGCCGTCCAGAGGCAGGCTCTCAAAACATGCTCAAGCACATCCTTGTGGCGCTTGGGCTCCGCCATCCGTGGCTCCGCAAAGTGTTGCGTGCCTGCCTCCGGATGGCCCCGGTAACTGCGAGTCGTCTATCAATCTGGGCGGGCTTGTGGTTAACAAACCGTATGGTTAAAGACATTTCACATACATTTCTGGGAGACAATTCGTGACCATTTCCCGCAAGGACATTGAAAAAGTCGCCGTGCTCGCCCGCATCCGCGTGGACGACGAGCAGGTGTCGGCTCTGGAGAAGGATCTGGGCAATATCCTGGATCTGGTGGATCAGCTCGGTGCCGCCGATACCGATTCGGTGCAGCCTATGGCTCACCCACTGGATGCGGTTCAGCGCCTGCGGGCCGATGAGGTGACCGAAACCAATCAACGGGAAAGCTTTCAGGCGATCGCCCCGGCCACCGAAAACGGGCTGTATCTTGTGCCCCGCGTCATAGAGTGAACTGAGTGAAAGGACCCAACATGCATAACAAATCCGTCGCAGAGCTTTCCCGGGAACTGGACAGCGGCCAGGTTTCAAGCGTGGAGCTGACCCAGCAGTTTCTCGACCGCATCAAGCAGGAAGACAGTAAGTACAACAGCTTTATTACCGTCACCGACGAGCAGGCGCTGGCCGATGCCAGGGCGGCCGATAAGCAGCGGGCAGCCGGCAATGCCACGCCCTGGACCGGGGTGCCGTTTGCCCACAAGGATATTTTCTGTACCAACGGCGTCCTGACCAGCTGTGGTTCGAAGATGCTGGCCAACTTTGTGCCGCCCTATGACGCGACGGTCACGGCGAATTTTCGCCAGGCCGGCGCGGTTTGCCTCGGCAAGACCAACATGGATGAGTTCGCCATGGGGTCGTCTACCGAATCGAGCTACTACGGGGCGACCACCAACCCCTGGGGACTGAGCCAGGGTGATAAACGGGTGCCCGGCGGGTCTTCCGGCGGCTCTGCGGCGGCGGTTGCGGCGCGCCTGGTGCCGGCGGCGACCGCTACCGATACCGGCGGCTCCATTCGCCAGCCGGCTGCGCTATGCGGTGTAACCGGGCTGAAGCCGACCTATGGACGGGTTTCCCGGTACGGCATGATTGCCTTTGCTTCCAGCCTGGACCAGGGCGGCACCATGGCCCGCACGGCGGAAGATAACGCGCTGATGCTGAACGTGATGGCGGGCTTTGATCCGAAGGACTCCACGTCCATTGACCGGGAGGTGCCGGATTACACCGCCACGCTGAACGAGCCTTTGAAAGGCCTGAAGATTGGTTTGCCGAAGGAGTACTTCAGTGAACAGCTGAGCCCGGCGATGGAGCAGCAGGTTCGTAACGCCGTAAAGGAATATGAAAAGCTGGGGGCCACGGTGAAAGAGGTGTCCCTGCCCAATGCAAAACTGGCGATCGCCGCCTACTACGTGATTGCACCGGCGGAAGCGTCTGCCAACCTGTCCCGTTTTGACGGTGTCCGTTACGGCTATCGCTGTGAAGACCCGAAGGATCTGCTGGATCTGTACACGCGCACACGGGCCGAGGGCTTCGGCGCGGAAGTGAAGCGACGGATTCTGGTCGGCACTTACGCCCTGTCCGCCGGGTATTTCGATGCCTATTATCTCAAGGCCCAGAAAGTACGGCGGCTAATCCAGCAGGACTTCATCAATGCCTTCAAGGAAGTGGACGTGCTGATGAGCCCGACCACCCCCTCCCCGGCCTTTATTCAGGGTGAGAAGACCGACGACCCGGTCACCATGTACCTGGAAGACGTTTTCACCATTGCCATCAACCTGGCAGGCATTCCGGCCATTTCGGTACCGGCGGGCTTCGTAGATGGTCTTCCGGTGGGGCTGCAGATTATCGGGGATTATTTCTCCGAAGCCCGTTTGCTGAATGCCGCCCATCAATTCCAGCAGGTGACCGACTGGCACCAGCGTGAACCGCAATAAGCCCGATACAGGAGAGCAACTATATGCAGTGGGACATTGTGATCGGGCTGGAAATTCACGTTCAGCTCGCCACCAAAACCAAGATTTTTTCCGGCTCCAGCACCGCTTACGGCGCCGAGCCCAACACCCAGGCCAACGCGGTTGATCTGGCCATGCCCGGCACCCTGCCCGTGCCCAACGAGCAGGCGTTTCGCTATGCGGTGATGTTCGGCCTGGCAGTGAATGCCGAGATCGAGCGCCGCTCGGCGTTTGAACGGAAGAACTACTTCTATCCGGATCTACCCAAAGGCTATCAGACCACCCAGCTCGAACGGCCTATTGTTGGCCCAGGGTATGTGGACATTGATCTGACCAATGGTGAAACCAAGCGGGTTCGTATTCACCACGCTCACCTTGAGGAAGATGCGGGCAAATCCCTGCACGAGGATTTCCACGGCATGACCGGCGTGGACTTGAACCGGGCCGGTACCCCACTGATCGAGGTGGTCACCGAGCCGGATATGAGCAACGCAGAAGAAGCCGTGGCCTTCGCCAAGAAGCTGCACGGTATTGTCACCTCCCTCGGCATCTGCGATGGCGATATGTCCCAGGGTTCCATGCGCTTCGACGTCAACATTTCCCTGAAGCCCAAAGGCAAGGCCGAACTCGGTACGCGTACCGAAACCAAGAACCTGAACTCCTTCCGGTTCATGGAACAGGCCATCGCCCATGAAGTCGAGCGGCAGATGGACATCCTGGAAGACGGCGGCACCATTGTGCAAGAAACCCGCCTGTACAACGGCGACCGGGATGAATCCCGTTCCATGCGCACCAAGGAAGAAGCCAATGACTACAGGTACTTCCCCTGCCCGGACCTGCTACCCGTCGAGATCGACCAGTCATTCATCAACGAAGCCCGCGACAGCCTCCCTGAACTGCCGGATGCCCGTAAGGCCAGGTTCATGGATCAGTACGGACTGAATGACTATGACGCTGGCCTGCTGTCGAGCGATTCAAAACTTGCCACTTTCTTTGAAGCCGTGGCAGAGCGCGGAAAAGATGCCAAGCTGGCCTCCAACTGGGTACAGGGCGAATTCTCGGCGCGGCTGAATGCGGAAGAAAAGTCCGTCGCTGACTCGCCGATCTCCGGCGCACAGCTGGGCGACCTGGTGGTCCGCATTGCCGATAACACGATTTCCTCTGCCGGCGCCAAGAAGGTGTTCGAAGCACTCTGGACCGGTGAAAACGACGATGTGGATGCCATCATCGACGCCCAGGGCCTGAAACAGGTATCTGACACCGGTGCTCTGGAAGCCATGGTCGACGAGGTTCTGGCCGACATGCCGGATCAGGTGGCCCAATACCAGAACGAGGTAGACCCTAAGAAACGCAAGAAGATGCTGGGTGGCTTTATGGGGCCATTGATGAAGGCCTCGAAGGGCCAGGGCAATCCGAAGCTGTTTAATGAGATTCTTGTTCGGAAGCTTGGGGGGTAATCCTTGGGCTATGGGCGGTGGCTTATTGCTGCCGCCCTAGCCTGCCCGGGTTTGGAGTTAACGGCATGAGGCTGGAAGGGGGTATCCGCCAATGCCTTTTCCCGCAACAACCAGGCTAGGACCCAAGCTCGAAATCAATCAAACCAGCCGGCCCCATAGATCATGCTCATCCGCATGCTCAACCACGGCCTGTACTATCTGCCCCGGCTTAAGGCCCGTCTCGTCATTCAGGTAAACCATGCCGTCGATCTCCGGCGCATCCGCCTTGGAGCGGCCGATGGCGCCTTCCTCGTCAACTTCGTCGATCAGCACATCGATGGTCTGGCCGATTTTCGCTTGCAATCGTGCGGCTGAGATCTGGGCCTGCTTTTCCATGAATCGGGCCAAACGCTCTTCCTTTATATCTTCCGGAACAGCACCTTCGATCTCGTTTGCCTTTGCGCCTTCTACCGCGCTGTACTTGAAAGCCCCAACCCGATCCAGTTGCGCCTCATCCAGCCAGTCCAGCAAATACTGGAAGTCCTCTTCGGTTTCACCCGGGAAGCCGACAATAAAGGTAGAACGAATGGTCAGCTCCGGGCAGATTTCCCGCCACTTGCGGATGCGATCCAGGGTTTTGCTGTCGTGGGCCGGGCGCTTCATGGCTTTGAGCACTTTCGGACTGGCGTGCTGGAACGGGATATCCAGGTAAGGCAGGATTTTTCCTTGCGCCATCAGCGGAATCACATCATCCACATGGGGATAGGGGTAGACATAGTGCAAGCGCACCCAGACCCCCAGTTCCCCCAGCGCCTCACACAGAGACTGCATTTTCGTTTTCAGCGGGCGCCCCTGCCAGAAGCCGGTGCGGTATTTGAGGTCCACACCGTAGGCCGAGGTGTCCTGTGAAATCACCAGTAGCTCTTTTACTCCAGCGTCTACCAACCTCTTTGCCTCGTCCATCACGTCGCCGATGGGCCGACTCACCAG
This DNA window, taken from Marinobacter halotolerans, encodes the following:
- a CDS encoding YhdP family phospholipid transporter; this encodes MNAPENAEKPKGTALRFLLKLANLVWWLLLAVLVLAALYAGLGRQLTQSINDYRPQIEQLLSERLKHDVRIGSLSSRWDWLNPTVIARDLEIRAEADSEEVVASLQSLRVGLDFLASLMRFRIVFSDFDANRLELVINQTPRGEIKVEGADLPEPVANDLEQWIALAGQWLSDPSVRITRVSLGLRDSRGQLRQVEIPQLDLVYRKGLFYASGRAMRPGTAEQLASFRLAGRHFFSGDFTGQFYGDINSGRLFDGIVQEYAWKGIRAEGFDIGGQVWLTFRDGLLRQATGNLKTPYLQLGVGQESLAPLENIQARFGWRRNGNQFHLNDLRWRWNGVAVPGFDLRFESGDEASLLVANGFPVAPVRGLLRGLGILPDRLARALDDYKPGGTLNNLLLRMPSNDSEGFRLSADLSDVNVAAYQGAPAVRGLDGKLVVNRSGGVVRADSAAVTLGFPSLFNGLWELRNLSADVAWQLDGDVTRVFSDDIAMDFGPAASLTGAFDLKLVSGGEDVLGLRVGVENGNASMLAEFVPVHLVNPGLYSWLTTSITEADIVQGTYFGHGQVGSGSPPGSFVSSMVYAFENSTVQYDERWPEVTGAKGSVFVHEGRTRIDLESAQTGGLELRPGQVRVMPGGGEPDEDTLESTMVYVNVAAPVTGDALAYWIDRTPLGGMAGEASDQVNVEGQFYLDLELGIALDSEQAPDVRAFVRAESASVTFPAADLQWTDLSGELVYDTDTGFSDAPLSARFLDNPVSVWFRESRSGSGLVLRQTGRVTVEQLRARFGLDEMATPGVSGGLTYEALLELQEGKDPVLRMGSDLTGVTVDWPEPLGKTAGIPAPLNITIDPARQSGLGLFVDWQQKMNLDVDWQPGRVDVQVKDLRLADRRFQDILVEAVNGSDSWLVSVTADWVRGMTTWPKEDGPVIVDLERLQLSRDEDQADEDVSSPDVSAQAFRELDFDRWPDINVRIADLKINEEDAGIWSFGIRPEGSQLAVENISGELKSLLLEGALNWRIAGEEVRTGFNGNLSGGSLADLGALFATEIPFRNKKTVIELDLDWPGRPDQFAVADLDGTARVRFDEGVILEGNNTAQLFRIFNLLNSDTLWRRLKLDFSDLYEAGVAFDAISGKARLDSGVLTLDPELQIVGPSGAFKFSGTTDLAEETLDMNMVVVLPLTQNLPLAAVLLGAGAPIGGALFVLDKVLGDPLSKLTSATYSVGGSWDNPDVALKRVFDAGQ
- the rng gene encoding ribonuclease G, which encodes MSEEILINVTPVETRVALVENGMLQEAYIERTSRKGNVGNIYKGKVVRVLPGMEAAFVDIGLERAAFIHASDVVTDQKTMEGPTDGPKTVPDIRTLLREGQSLVVQVTKDPIGTKGARLTTQLSIPSRYLVFMPGVTHVGISQRIEDEGERARLKSLIEEGAAKDTEVSGGYIIRTAAEAASAEDLIGDMKYLHRLSQAIEDRISRSQAPAVVYQDLPLFIRTIRDLIRPQTEKVRIDSKESHQRVLEFVEEFVTEFADKVEYYPGERPLFDLYSVEDEIQKALSRKVQLKSGGYVIIDQTEAMTTIDINTGAFVGHRNLEETIFKTNLEAARSISRQLRLRNLGGIIIIDFIDMEDPEHQRQVHRMLEKMLERDHAKTKITGVSELGLVEMTRKRTTESLGQVLCEPCPICDGRGFLKTSETVCYEIFREILRVNRAYDAESYLVMASQSVVDRLLDEESDNVADLETFIRKAIRFQVEPFYSQEQYDVVLL
- a CDS encoding Maf family protein, whose product is MRSIILASASPRRAELLRQMGVSFDTRPADIDETPGPVERPSDYVLRLAQEKALAVGRGAPDALVLGSDTSVVLGDRILGKPATGEEAAETLRSLSGRTHQVMTAVAVVVDGYAQSCVVTTDVTFRALRPDEISAYVRTGEPMDKAGSYGIQGLGGIFVESLQGSYSAVVGLPLRETADLLAQAGYPVWTTWQSGQESLNE
- the mreD gene encoding rod shape-determining protein MreD; translated protein: MLSVISYPVFIFSAIIALVLSSSWFPVGWFEFRPEWLGLIVFYWTFRAPAQFGILLAWCLGLLLDVMEATPLGVNALAMGLIAFLVLTVHQRLRMYPLPQQCLMVFLLLGINQMLVHFIKQTLGAEDSGFTYLWPAVTSALVWPLLCLLLDNLNRKLG
- the mreC gene encoding rod shape-determining protein MreC gives rise to the protein MFAIKTIFVQGPVPGFRLILVFVLSVALIVADARFNQLTDVRSAIGTGLAPVHWLGNAPGRFSDWVSSLFTPRDDLLEQNEALKARLLILERRALKYAALASENNELRQLMNSSETLDDRVIVGEVVAVSPDPFSHEVVISKGSRDGVEVGQAVLDANGLMGQVQQTSSFTSRVLLVSDSSHAVPVEVVRNGLRGVLLGTGESETLELVHVPVTADIREGDLLVSSGLGGRFPKGYPVAEVRTVTKKPGEPFVEIQASPKAELNRSRLVLVVFSPVSEAEADVETDTVAEEEAP
- a CDS encoding rod shape-determining protein, with amino-acid sequence MIKRLRGLFSSDLSIDLGTANTLIYVRERGIVLNEPSVVAIRTNGSQKMVAAVGAEAKRMLGRTPGNITAIRPMKDGVIADFVVTEKMLQHFIHKVHENSFITPSPRVLVCVPSKSTQVERKAIRESALGAGAREVFLIEEPMAAAIGAGLPVEEASGSMIVDIGGGTTEIAIISLNGIVYAESVRTGGDKFDEAIVTYVRRNYGSLIGDSTAERIKHEIGCAYEGLEIREIDVRGRNLAEGVPRAFTLNSEEILDALQESLAQIVQTVKSALEQSPPELASDIAERGIVLTGGGALLRGLDKLISEETGLPVIIAEDPLTCVARGGGKALEVIDRSGIGMFSQEG
- the gatC gene encoding Asp-tRNA(Asn)/Glu-tRNA(Gln) amidotransferase subunit GatC, whose translation is MTISRKDIEKVAVLARIRVDDEQVSALEKDLGNILDLVDQLGAADTDSVQPMAHPLDAVQRLRADEVTETNQRESFQAIAPATENGLYLVPRVIE
- the gatA gene encoding Asp-tRNA(Asn)/Glu-tRNA(Gln) amidotransferase subunit GatA, coding for MHNKSVAELSRELDSGQVSSVELTQQFLDRIKQEDSKYNSFITVTDEQALADARAADKQRAAGNATPWTGVPFAHKDIFCTNGVLTSCGSKMLANFVPPYDATVTANFRQAGAVCLGKTNMDEFAMGSSTESSYYGATTNPWGLSQGDKRVPGGSSGGSAAAVAARLVPAATATDTGGSIRQPAALCGVTGLKPTYGRVSRYGMIAFASSLDQGGTMARTAEDNALMLNVMAGFDPKDSTSIDREVPDYTATLNEPLKGLKIGLPKEYFSEQLSPAMEQQVRNAVKEYEKLGATVKEVSLPNAKLAIAAYYVIAPAEASANLSRFDGVRYGYRCEDPKDLLDLYTRTRAEGFGAEVKRRILVGTYALSAGYFDAYYLKAQKVRRLIQQDFINAFKEVDVLMSPTTPSPAFIQGEKTDDPVTMYLEDVFTIAINLAGIPAISVPAGFVDGLPVGLQIIGDYFSEARLLNAAHQFQQVTDWHQREPQ
- the gatB gene encoding Asp-tRNA(Asn)/Glu-tRNA(Gln) amidotransferase subunit GatB → MQWDIVIGLEIHVQLATKTKIFSGSSTAYGAEPNTQANAVDLAMPGTLPVPNEQAFRYAVMFGLAVNAEIERRSAFERKNYFYPDLPKGYQTTQLERPIVGPGYVDIDLTNGETKRVRIHHAHLEEDAGKSLHEDFHGMTGVDLNRAGTPLIEVVTEPDMSNAEEAVAFAKKLHGIVTSLGICDGDMSQGSMRFDVNISLKPKGKAELGTRTETKNLNSFRFMEQAIAHEVERQMDILEDGGTIVQETRLYNGDRDESRSMRTKEEANDYRYFPCPDLLPVEIDQSFINEARDSLPELPDARKARFMDQYGLNDYDAGLLSSDSKLATFFEAVAERGKDAKLASNWVQGEFSARLNAEEKSVADSPISGAQLGDLVVRIADNTISSAGAKKVFEALWTGENDDVDAIIDAQGLKQVSDTGALEAMVDEVLADMPDQVAQYQNEVDPKKRKKMLGGFMGPLMKASKGQGNPKLFNEILVRKLGG